A DNA window from Engystomops pustulosus chromosome 6, aEngPut4.maternal, whole genome shotgun sequence contains the following coding sequences:
- the LOC140065262 gene encoding protein BTG4-like produces the protein MAKYSFIPLEMREELLAGVRYMRTLANRFRKLDPVKVEKFGEHLLEIVSKKFTGHWFPEEPMKDRAYRCIRVIRNDREETILEACVHSGLDYQDLDLPKEMTMWIDPYEVSCRLHEYSRPYTVATFDPRKPRHPLEEGQVAAGFGPATRSTPPLEDDGSTPGQWSQNVEEIWENPVPLQAPRPVFRTASPLWIPGWRAPQFFRNSPEVLQQGFWVQAMWVPNPHCRIR, from the exons ATGGCCAAATATTCATTTATCCccctggagatgagagaggagctgTTGGCCGGGGTGAGATATATGAGAACTTTGGCTAACAGATTCCGTAAATTGGACCCGGTGAAGGTCGAGAAATTTGGGGAACATCTGCTGGAAATAGTTTCAAAAAAATTCACAGGTCATTGGTTTCCGGAGGAGCCAATGAAGGATCGGGCCTACAG ATGTATCAGGGTCATCAGGAATGACCGGGAGGAGACCATCCTGGAGGCCTGCGTCCACAGTGGCCTTGACTACCAGGACCTGGACCTACCCAAGGAGATGACCATGTGGATCGATCCCTATGAAGTCTCCTGCCG ATTGCATGAGTATAGCCGTCCGTACACGGTGGCCACCTTCGACCCAAGAAAGCCTCGTCATCCATTAGAAGAGGGGCAGGTGGCAGCTGGTTTCGGTCCAGCCACTCGCTCTACGCCCCCACTAGAGGATGACGGGTCTACACCGGGACAATGGAGCCAGAATGTGGAGGAAATATGGGAGAACCCTGTACCATTACAG gcCCCCCGACCTGTCTTCAGGACTGCGTCGCCCCTCTGGATCCCCGGATGGAGGGCCCCACAGTTTTTTCGGAATTCCCCTGAAGTCCTTCAGCAAGGATTCTGGGTACAGGCCATGTGGGTTCCAAATCCTCATTGCCGAATAAGATAG